The Flavobacteriales bacterium genome window below encodes:
- a CDS encoding IS3 family transposase — HYDTVEELKDELLQYLFYYNEMRHHQGINDIPLNFRKSLPN; from the coding sequence ACACTATGACACCGTTGAGGAACTGAAGGATGAGCTCCTACAATATCTCTTTTACTACAACGAAATGAGGCATCATCAAGGAATAAATGACATACCTCTTAACTTTAGAAAATCATTACCGAATTAG